The following proteins are encoded in a genomic region of Mycolicibacterium rutilum:
- a CDS encoding ACT domain-containing protein, which yields MLRVRSYLLRVQLEDRPGSLGSLAVALGSVGADILSLDVVERAAGYAVDDIVVELPAGAMPDMLITAAEQIKGVYVDSIRPHTGLLEAHRELELIDHIAAAPRDGKLQVLVDEAPRVLRVGWTSVIRLTDAGPERVVGSPGAPETQAAQTPWLPLDHAEALDADADWVPKWWRDMDTTLAAAPLGDPATAVVLGRPGGPLFRPSEVARLGYLAGIVATILR from the coding sequence GTGTTGCGCGTGCGTTCGTACCTACTGCGGGTCCAGCTCGAGGATCGACCAGGCAGCCTCGGCTCACTGGCCGTGGCGCTGGGATCCGTCGGCGCCGACATCTTGTCGCTGGACGTCGTCGAGCGGGCTGCCGGGTACGCCGTCGACGACATCGTCGTCGAACTGCCCGCGGGCGCGATGCCCGACATGCTGATCACCGCCGCCGAGCAGATCAAGGGCGTCTACGTCGACAGCATCCGGCCGCACACCGGGCTGCTGGAGGCGCACCGCGAACTCGAGCTGATCGACCACATCGCGGCCGCACCCCGCGACGGCAAACTGCAGGTGCTCGTCGACGAGGCACCGCGGGTGCTGCGCGTGGGGTGGACCAGCGTGATCCGGCTGACCGATGCGGGCCCCGAACGGGTCGTCGGCAGCCCGGGCGCCCCCGAGACACAGGCCGCGCAGACGCCGTGGCTGCCGCTCGACCACGCCGAGGCCCTCGACGCCGACGCCGACTGGGTGCCAAAGTGGTGGCGCGACATGGACACCACGCTGGCCGCCGCCCCGCTCGGCGACCCCGCGACCGCGGTGGTACTCGGCCGCCCCGGCGGCCCGCTGTTTCGGCCCTCCGAGGTCGCGCGGCTGGGGTATCTGGCGGGTATTGTCGCGACCATCCTGCGCTGA
- the gatC gene encoding Asp-tRNA(Asn)/Glu-tRNA(Gln) amidotransferase subunit GatC: MSQISRDEVAHLARLARLALTEDELDSYAGQLDAIIGHVSQIQAVDVAGVDPTDNPLTDVNVFRPDVVTPCLSQEEALDQAPKAAEGRFAVPRILGEAE; this comes from the coding sequence GTGTCGCAAATCTCCCGAGACGAGGTCGCCCATCTGGCGCGGCTGGCCCGCCTCGCTCTGACCGAGGACGAGCTGGACAGCTACGCCGGGCAGTTGGACGCCATCATCGGCCATGTCAGCCAGATCCAGGCCGTCGACGTCGCCGGCGTCGACCCCACCGACAACCCGCTCACCGACGTCAACGTGTTCCGCCCCGACGTCGTCACCCCCTGCCTGTCGCAGGAGGAGGCGCTCGACCAGGCGCCCAAAGCGGCCGAGGGCCGGTTCGCGGTGCCGCGGATCCTCGGGGAGGCCGAATGA
- a CDS encoding DUF350 domain-containing protein — protein sequence MIVAMVEFGTISGENLVQNVVAAVLYFIIGVAVLAAGFAMADALTPGNLRRLVFVERRPNAVAVASGMYAALAIVVISAIVASSNDLGQGLVDAAVYGLVGVVLQGVALVVLEAVVPGRFRDLIGEERLHPAAIATAVMLLAVGGVNAAALS from the coding sequence ATGATTGTGGCCATGGTCGAGTTCGGCACCATCAGCGGCGAGAACCTCGTCCAGAACGTGGTCGCCGCGGTCTTGTACTTCATCATCGGCGTCGCGGTCCTCGCCGCGGGGTTCGCGATGGCCGACGCATTGACCCCGGGCAACCTGCGCCGGCTGGTGTTCGTCGAGCGGCGACCCAACGCGGTCGCCGTCGCGTCGGGGATGTACGCCGCCCTGGCGATCGTGGTGATCTCGGCGATCGTGGCCAGTTCCAACGACCTGGGCCAGGGACTCGTCGACGCCGCCGTGTACGGCCTCGTCGGTGTCGTGCTGCAGGGGGTCGCGCTGGTAGTGCTCGAAGCCGTCGTGCCCGGCCGGTTCCGCGACCTGATCGGCGAGGAGCGGCTGCATCCGGCTGCCATCGCCACCGCGGTGATGCTGCTGGCCGTGGGAGGGGTGAACGCCGCGGCGCTGTCATGA
- a CDS encoding TetR/AcrR family transcriptional regulator, which translates to MATRGRPRAFDRAEALRRAMEVFWEHGYEATSISHLTAAMGINSPSLYGAFGSKETLFREAVAHYDATEGAAVAAALRDLPTAREAIAESLRHNAIAFTEPGLPPGCMIVLSACTDRSQTVHNHLSGLRLELEKDFAERIERGIADGDVPAGADAATIAAFYNTVNHGMAIQARDGADRAKLSAIAESAIAAWDALVST; encoded by the coding sequence ATGGCCACCCGCGGCAGACCTCGCGCGTTCGACCGCGCCGAGGCACTGCGCCGCGCCATGGAGGTGTTCTGGGAACACGGGTACGAGGCCACCTCGATCAGCCACCTGACCGCCGCCATGGGCATCAACTCGCCTAGCCTCTACGGCGCGTTCGGCTCCAAGGAGACACTGTTCCGCGAAGCCGTCGCCCACTACGACGCGACGGAGGGTGCCGCGGTGGCCGCGGCACTGCGGGATCTGCCGACTGCCCGCGAGGCCATCGCAGAGTCGTTGCGCCACAACGCGATCGCCTTCACCGAGCCCGGGCTGCCGCCGGGCTGCATGATCGTGCTGTCAGCGTGTACCGACCGCAGCCAGACCGTGCACAACCATCTGTCGGGTCTTCGGCTCGAACTGGAAAAGGACTTCGCCGAGCGCATCGAACGCGGGATCGCCGACGGCGACGTCCCGGCCGGGGCCGACGCCGCGACGATCGCCGCGTTCTACAACACCGTCAACCACGGCATGGCGATCCAGGCCCGCGACGGCGCCGACCGCGCGAAGCTGTCGGCGATCGCGGAGTCCGCCATCGCGGCCTGGGACGCTCTGGTGTCGACCTGA
- a CDS encoding DUF4178 domain-containing protein, producing the protein MDTLLILLAAVLLIAAIIVLVKALQRPKKPARSSGREDPLKFAATMPQFGPRQLGPGAIVAHGGIDYVVRGSVTLRQGPFVWWEHLLEGGPEPVWFSVEEDEGRLELMMWTRRKDLALQPDGELVVDGQQCRETERGHASFTTEGTTGLPAGGEMDFVDYANADETLLLGFERWAPDMPWEISTGTPVRPGELTVYPAPPPTS; encoded by the coding sequence GTGGACACGCTGCTGATCCTGCTCGCCGCCGTGCTCCTCATCGCGGCCATCATCGTTCTGGTCAAGGCGCTGCAGCGGCCCAAGAAGCCCGCCCGCTCGTCCGGACGCGAAGACCCGCTGAAGTTCGCGGCCACGATGCCGCAGTTCGGGCCGCGCCAACTCGGGCCCGGCGCCATCGTCGCGCACGGCGGCATCGACTACGTCGTGCGCGGCAGCGTCACCCTGCGGCAGGGCCCGTTCGTCTGGTGGGAGCACCTGCTCGAGGGCGGGCCGGAGCCGGTGTGGTTCAGCGTCGAGGAGGACGAGGGCCGCCTCGAGCTGATGATGTGGACGCGTCGCAAGGATCTCGCGCTGCAGCCCGACGGTGAACTCGTCGTCGACGGCCAGCAGTGTCGGGAAACCGAGCGCGGCCACGCATCTTTCACCACCGAAGGCACCACGGGGCTGCCCGCGGGCGGCGAGATGGACTTCGTCGACTACGCCAACGCCGACGAGACGCTCCTGCTCGGATTCGAGCGGTGGGCGCCCGACATGCCCTGGGAGATCTCGACCGGCACGCCGGTGCGGCCCGGCGAGCTCACGGTCTACCCCGCGCCGCCGCCGACAAGCTAG
- the gatB gene encoding Asp-tRNA(Asn)/Glu-tRNA(Gln) amidotransferase subunit GatB produces MTAVTAELLDYDDVVARYEPVLGLEVHVELSTATKMFCGCANQFGAEPNTQVCPVCLGLPGSLPVLNQQAVESAIRIGLALNCEIVPWCRFARKNYFYPDMPKNYQISQYDEPIAINGYLEVPLDDGSTWRVEIERAHMEEDTGKLTHLGSDTGRIEGATTSLIDYNRSGVPLIEIVTKPIEGTGSRAPEIARAYVTALRDLLRGLGVSDVRMDQGSMRCDSNVSLKPVGQKEFGTRTETKNVNSLKSVEVAVRYEMRRQAAVLDAGGRVTQETRHFHEDGYTSPGRSKETAEDYRYFPEPDLEPVAPDAEWVERLRATIPELPWVLRNRIQEEWGISDEVMRDLVNIGALDLIAATVEQGASSDAARAWWGNFLVQKANEAGVELDALPITPAQVATVVALVDDGKLSNKLARQVVEGVLAGEGEPEQVMKDRGLEVVRDDSALQSAVDEALAANPDVVEKIRGGKVQAAGAIVGAVMKATKGQADAARVRELVLAACS; encoded by the coding sequence ATGACTGCTGTGACCGCCGAACTGCTCGACTACGACGACGTCGTTGCGCGCTACGAGCCGGTGCTGGGTCTGGAAGTACACGTCGAACTGTCCACCGCGACCAAGATGTTCTGCGGGTGCGCCAACCAGTTCGGCGCCGAACCCAACACCCAGGTGTGCCCGGTGTGCCTGGGGTTGCCCGGGTCGCTGCCGGTGCTCAACCAGCAGGCGGTCGAGTCGGCGATCCGGATCGGGTTGGCGCTCAATTGCGAGATCGTGCCGTGGTGCCGGTTCGCCCGGAAGAACTACTTCTATCCGGACATGCCGAAGAACTACCAGATCAGCCAGTACGACGAGCCGATCGCGATCAACGGCTACCTGGAGGTGCCGCTCGACGACGGCAGCACCTGGCGCGTCGAGATCGAGCGCGCGCACATGGAGGAGGACACCGGCAAGCTGACCCACCTCGGCAGCGACACCGGTCGCATCGAGGGCGCCACGACGTCGCTGATCGACTACAACCGCTCCGGCGTTCCGCTGATCGAGATCGTCACCAAGCCGATCGAGGGCACCGGGTCGCGCGCACCCGAGATCGCCCGGGCGTATGTGACCGCGTTGCGAGACCTGTTGCGGGGGTTGGGCGTATCCGACGTCCGGATGGATCAGGGCTCGATGCGCTGTGACTCCAACGTGTCGCTGAAACCGGTCGGGCAGAAAGAGTTCGGCACCCGCACCGAGACCAAGAACGTCAACTCGCTCAAGAGCGTGGAGGTCGCCGTCCGCTACGAGATGCGGCGGCAGGCGGCGGTTCTGGACGCCGGTGGCCGAGTCACCCAGGAAACCCGGCACTTTCACGAGGACGGGTACACATCGCCCGGCCGCAGCAAGGAAACCGCCGAGGACTACCGGTATTTCCCCGAACCGGACCTGGAGCCGGTCGCGCCCGACGCCGAATGGGTCGAGCGGCTGCGCGCCACCATCCCGGAATTGCCGTGGGTGCTGCGCAATCGGATCCAGGAGGAGTGGGGCATCTCCGACGAGGTGATGCGCGACCTGGTCAACATCGGCGCGCTCGACCTGATCGCCGCCACCGTCGAGCAGGGCGCGTCCAGCGATGCGGCCCGCGCGTGGTGGGGAAACTTCCTGGTGCAGAAGGCGAATGAGGCCGGGGTGGAACTCGACGCGCTGCCGATCACGCCGGCACAGGTGGCCACGGTCGTCGCGCTCGTCGACGACGGCAAGCTGTCGAACAAGCTGGCTCGTCAGGTCGTCGAGGGCGTGCTCGCCGGCGAAGGTGAGCCCGAGCAGGTGATGAAGGACCGCGGTCTGGAGGTCGTGCGCGACGACTCCGCGCTGCAGTCGGCCGTCGACGAGGCGCTGGCCGCCAATCCCGATGTGGTCGAGAAGATCCGCGGCGGCAAGGTGCAGGCCGCGGGAGCGATCGTCGGCGCGGTGATGAAGGCCACCAAGGGGCAGGCTGACGCGGCTCGCGTGCGCGAACTGGTGCTCGCGGCCTGCAGCTGA
- the gatA gene encoding Asp-tRNA(Asn)/Glu-tRNA(Gln) amidotransferase subunit GatA, protein MSDSELIRLDAATLATRIAAKEVSSTEVTRACLDQIAATDDQYHAFLHVAEEHALAAAATVDAAVAAGETLPSPLSGVPLALKDVFTTTDMPTTCGSKILEGWTSPYDATVTIRLRAAGIPILGKTNMDEFAMGSSTENSAYGPTRNPWNVDRVPGGSGGGSAAALAAFQAPLAIGTDTGGSIRQPAALTATVGVKPTYGTVSRYGLIACASSLDQGGPCARTVLDTALLHQVIAGHDPRDSTSVDAAVPDVVAAARAGASGDLTGVRIGVVKQLRGDGYQAGVLASFSAAVEQLTALGAEVSEVDCPHFDYSLPAYYLILPSEVSSNLARFDAMRYGLRVGDDGTHSAEEVMAMTRAAGFGAEVKRRIMIGTYALSAGYYDAYYNQAQKVRTLIARDLDEAYKKVDVLISPATPTTAFPLGEKVDDPLAMYLFDLCTLPLNLAGHCGMSVPSGLSSDDNLPVGLQIMAPALADDRLYRVGAAYEAARGELPTAL, encoded by the coding sequence ATGAGCGACTCCGAGCTGATCCGGCTGGACGCGGCGACGCTGGCGACCCGGATCGCCGCCAAGGAGGTGTCGTCGACCGAGGTCACCCGCGCGTGCCTGGACCAGATCGCGGCGACCGACGATCAGTACCACGCGTTCCTGCATGTCGCAGAGGAGCACGCGCTCGCAGCGGCCGCCACCGTCGACGCCGCGGTGGCCGCCGGCGAGACGCTGCCGTCACCGCTGAGCGGGGTGCCGCTGGCGCTCAAGGACGTGTTCACCACCACCGACATGCCGACCACGTGCGGTTCCAAGATCCTGGAGGGGTGGACGTCGCCGTACGACGCGACGGTGACGATCCGGTTGCGCGCCGCCGGGATCCCGATCCTCGGCAAGACGAATATGGACGAGTTCGCGATGGGTTCGTCCACGGAGAACTCTGCCTACGGCCCGACCCGCAACCCGTGGAACGTCGACCGCGTCCCGGGCGGTTCGGGTGGCGGCAGTGCGGCCGCGCTCGCGGCGTTCCAGGCGCCGCTGGCCATCGGCACCGACACCGGCGGCTCGATCCGTCAGCCGGCGGCGCTGACCGCGACGGTCGGCGTCAAACCGACCTACGGCACGGTGTCGCGGTACGGGCTGATCGCGTGCGCGTCGTCGCTGGACCAGGGTGGGCCGTGCGCGCGCACGGTGCTCGACACCGCGCTGCTGCACCAGGTGATCGCCGGCCACGACCCCCGCGACTCCACCTCCGTCGACGCCGCGGTGCCCGACGTGGTGGCCGCGGCCAGGGCGGGGGCGTCGGGCGATCTGACGGGCGTCCGAATCGGTGTGGTCAAACAGCTGCGTGGCGACGGCTACCAGGCCGGTGTGCTGGCGTCGTTCAGCGCCGCCGTCGAACAGCTCACCGCGCTGGGCGCGGAGGTCAGCGAGGTCGACTGCCCGCACTTCGACTACTCGCTGCCCGCCTACTACCTGATCCTGCCCTCGGAGGTGTCATCGAACCTCGCCCGTTTCGACGCGATGCGCTACGGGCTGCGGGTCGGCGATGACGGAACGCACAGCGCCGAGGAGGTCATGGCGATGACCCGCGCCGCCGGGTTCGGCGCGGAAGTCAAGCGGCGCATCATGATCGGCACCTACGCGCTGTCGGCGGGTTATTACGACGCGTATTACAACCAGGCGCAGAAGGTGCGCACGCTGATCGCGCGCGACCTCGACGAGGCCTACAAGAAGGTCGACGTGCTGATCTCGCCGGCGACTCCGACCACGGCGTTCCCGCTGGGGGAGAAGGTCGACGACCCGCTGGCGATGTACCTGTTCGACCTGTGCACGCTGCCGCTGAACCTCGCGGGCCACTGCGGGATGTCGGTGCCGTCTGGGCTGTCGTCGGACGACAACCTGCCGGTCGGGCTGCAGATCATGGCGCCCGCGCTGGCCGACGACCGGCTGTACCGCGTCGGCGCCGCCTACGAGGCCGCGCGCGGAGAGTTGCCCACCGCGCTCTAG
- a CDS encoding ATP-dependent 6-phosphofructokinase, with amino-acid sequence MRIGVLTGGGDCPGLNAVIRAVVRTCDVRYGSSVVGFLDGWRGLLENRRIQLANDDRNDRLLAKGGTMLGTARVHPEKLRAGLDQIKQTLDDNGIDVLIPIGGEGTLTAAHWLSEENVPVVGVPKTIDNDIDCTDVTFGHDTALGVASEAIDRLHSTAESHQRVMLVEVMGRHAGWIALNAGLASGAHMTLIPEQPFDVEEVCRLIKQRFVRGDSHFICVVAEGAKPAEGSMQLRQGGIDEFGHERFTGVAQQLALEVEKRINKEVRVTVLGHVQRGGTPTPFDRVLATRFGVNAADAAHAGEYGMMVSLRGQEIGRVPLADAVRQLKLVPQSRYDDAAEFFG; translated from the coding sequence ATGCGGATCGGAGTGCTGACCGGCGGCGGTGACTGTCCTGGACTGAACGCGGTGATCAGAGCCGTGGTGCGCACCTGCGACGTGCGGTACGGCTCGTCGGTTGTCGGATTCCTCGACGGCTGGCGCGGGCTGCTGGAGAACCGGCGCATCCAGCTGGCCAACGACGACCGCAACGACCGGCTGCTGGCCAAGGGCGGCACCATGCTCGGCACCGCGCGGGTGCATCCCGAGAAGCTGCGCGCCGGGCTGGACCAGATCAAGCAGACCCTCGACGACAACGGCATCGACGTGCTGATCCCGATCGGCGGCGAGGGCACGCTGACCGCCGCGCACTGGCTGTCCGAGGAGAACGTGCCGGTCGTCGGCGTACCCAAGACCATCGACAACGACATCGACTGCACCGACGTCACGTTCGGCCACGACACCGCGCTGGGGGTGGCCAGCGAGGCGATCGACCGGCTGCACAGCACCGCCGAATCGCATCAGCGGGTGATGCTCGTCGAGGTGATGGGACGGCACGCCGGCTGGATCGCGCTCAACGCCGGGCTGGCGTCGGGCGCGCACATGACGCTGATCCCCGAGCAACCGTTCGACGTCGAAGAGGTCTGCCGGCTGATCAAACAGCGCTTCGTGCGCGGTGATTCGCACTTCATCTGCGTGGTCGCCGAAGGCGCCAAGCCCGCCGAGGGGTCGATGCAGCTGCGCCAGGGCGGCATCGACGAATTCGGCCACGAGCGGTTCACCGGTGTCGCGCAGCAGTTGGCGCTCGAGGTGGAAAAGCGGATCAACAAAGAGGTGCGGGTCACCGTGCTCGGCCACGTACAGCGCGGCGGCACGCCGACGCCGTTCGACCGCGTGCTGGCCACCCGCTTCGGGGTCAACGCCGCCGACGCCGCGCACGCGGGGGAGTACGGGATGATGGTCTCGCTGCGCGGCCAGGAGATCGGCCGGGTGCCGCTGGCCGACGCGGTGCGCCAGCTGAAGCTGGTGCCGCAGAGCCGCTACGACGACGCCGCCGAGTTCTTCGGCTGA
- a CDS encoding DUF2617 family protein, whose translation MPLHRLAVSPADVSGSTLRLALNAPAPTPLATRVLHHPDGTTLTLGVLGASHLVTVDAADHAFSEEVSCTAQSDAALPGHATAPGYRIRSRTEIRGAADFHRLAHTLRDNCERHGGWLGGVFPGDDAALTALCAEPGPAGWRWQTWHLYPSEAGGTVVHTTSRWQR comes from the coding sequence GTGCCGCTTCATCGACTCGCCGTGAGCCCGGCCGACGTGTCCGGGTCCACGCTGCGCCTCGCGCTCAACGCCCCCGCCCCTACCCCACTGGCCACGCGGGTGCTGCACCACCCCGACGGCACCACCCTGACCCTCGGTGTGCTCGGCGCGTCGCACCTCGTCACCGTCGACGCCGCCGATCACGCGTTCTCCGAAGAGGTTTCGTGCACCGCGCAGTCCGACGCGGCACTGCCCGGCCACGCCACCGCCCCCGGGTACCGCATCCGGTCGCGCACCGAGATCCGCGGCGCCGCCGACTTCCACCGGCTGGCGCACACGCTGCGCGACAACTGTGAGCGGCACGGCGGCTGGCTCGGCGGGGTCTTCCCCGGCGACGACGCGGCGCTGACCGCCCTGTGCGCCGAACCGGGCCCCGCCGGATGGCGGTGGCAGACCTGGCATCTGTATCCGAGTGAGGCCGGCGGCACCGTCGTCCACACCACCAGCCGGTGGCAGCGGTGA
- a CDS encoding polyamine aminopropyltransferase, which produces MTVTGDVSTPTPRLGGSATRWRAVLFAAVATCAACGIVYELALLTLSTSLHGGGVTAMSLIVAGYVAALGVGALLVKPVLHRAGPVFIAVEIALAIVGGLSAAALYVAFAFIGGSLWVLAIGTALIGGLVGAEVPLLMTLLQRGRVAADTDTGRVLANLNAADYLGALIGGLLWPFLLLPQLGMIRGAAATGIINVVAAAVVALFLLRRIVSGRELAAALIALAAALALLVTLLAGADGIQTSTRQRLYGDPIVAYRQSAYQEIVVTRRGADTRLYLDGGLQFSTRDEYRYTESLVYPALADGPRSVLVLGGGDGLAARELLRHNAIENIVQVELDPAVIDVARSTLRDANAGALDDPRVHVVIHDAMTWLRDRPDGVPVGGFDAVIVDLPDPDTPALGRLYSVEFYALISGVLAPDGLVSVQAGSPFSTPDAYWRTVSSIRAAGYAVTPYHVHVPTFGDWGFVLARRGATAPTPTVPAGAPPLRYLDQRALDAATVFGGDTASRELEPSTLDHPRVVDDVRRGYR; this is translated from the coding sequence ATGACGGTGACCGGGGACGTCTCGACACCAACCCCGCGGCTGGGCGGGTCGGCCACGCGCTGGCGCGCGGTGCTGTTCGCGGCCGTCGCGACGTGCGCGGCGTGCGGCATCGTCTACGAGCTGGCGCTGTTGACGCTGTCGACCAGCCTGCACGGTGGCGGGGTGACCGCGATGTCGCTGATCGTCGCCGGTTACGTCGCGGCACTCGGCGTGGGCGCCCTGCTGGTCAAACCGGTGCTGCACCGCGCAGGGCCGGTCTTCATCGCCGTGGAGATCGCGCTGGCGATTGTCGGCGGACTGTCGGCGGCCGCCCTGTACGTGGCGTTCGCGTTCATCGGCGGCTCGCTGTGGGTGCTGGCGATCGGCACCGCGCTGATCGGAGGCCTGGTCGGCGCCGAGGTGCCGCTGCTGATGACGCTGCTGCAGCGCGGGCGGGTCGCGGCCGACACCGACACCGGACGGGTGCTGGCGAACCTCAACGCCGCCGATTACCTGGGTGCGCTGATCGGCGGTCTGTTGTGGCCGTTCCTGTTGCTCCCGCAGCTGGGCATGATCCGCGGCGCGGCGGCCACCGGGATCATCAACGTGGTCGCGGCGGCGGTGGTCGCGTTGTTTCTGCTGCGCCGCATCGTCAGTGGACGCGAACTGGCCGCCGCGCTCATCGCGCTGGCGGCGGCGCTGGCGCTGCTGGTGACGCTGCTGGCCGGCGCCGACGGCATCCAGACCTCGACACGCCAACGGCTCTACGGCGATCCGATCGTGGCGTACCGGCAGTCGGCCTACCAGGAGATCGTCGTCACCCGGCGCGGGGCCGACACCCGGCTCTATCTCGATGGCGGACTGCAGTTCTCGACGCGTGACGAGTACCGCTATACCGAGAGCCTGGTCTACCCCGCGCTGGCGGACGGTCCGCGTTCGGTGCTCGTACTCGGCGGCGGCGACGGCCTGGCGGCTCGAGAGCTGTTACGGCACAACGCGATCGAGAACATCGTGCAGGTCGAGCTGGATCCCGCCGTGATCGACGTGGCCCGCTCGACGCTGCGTGACGCCAACGCAGGCGCGCTGGACGACCCCCGCGTGCACGTCGTCATCCACGACGCGATGACGTGGCTGCGCGACCGTCCCGACGGTGTGCCCGTCGGGGGTTTCGACGCGGTGATCGTCGACCTGCCCGATCCGGACACCCCGGCGCTGGGGCGGCTGTACTCCGTGGAGTTCTACGCGTTGATCAGCGGCGTCCTGGCACCCGACGGCCTGGTCTCGGTGCAGGCGGGCAGCCCGTTCTCCACGCCGGACGCGTACTGGCGCACGGTGTCGTCGATTCGGGCGGCCGGTTACGCGGTGACCCCGTACCACGTGCACGTGCCGACGTTCGGGGACTGGGGTTTCGTGCTGGCGCGTCGCGGCGCGACGGCCCCGACACCGACGGTTCCGGCCGGCGCCCCGCCGCTGCGGTATCTCGACCAGCGAGCGTTGGACGCCGCCACTGTGTTCGGCGGCGACACCGCGTCGCGCGAGCTGGAGCCGTCGACGCTGGATCACCCGCGCGTCGTCGACGATGTGCGGCGCGGGTACCGCTGA
- a CDS encoding DUF4247 domain-containing protein, whose product MSRTALFLLAAGLAAAGIACLVLGISLQNRDIRTHIEENYAAYSRTTEADSYECTGSPSEVADRLAEYQSPEARASDRGTEYLRYEDDIVIVGPAGDRPCTIRVEDVRGGRYMGGGFIFLGPGFFPGAPAGGSGGSPGGPGGTK is encoded by the coding sequence GTGAGCCGCACCGCGCTGTTCCTGCTCGCCGCCGGCCTCGCGGCCGCCGGGATCGCGTGCCTGGTCCTGGGAATCTCGTTGCAGAACCGCGACATTCGCACCCACATCGAGGAGAACTACGCCGCCTACTCGCGCACCACCGAAGCCGACAGCTACGAGTGCACCGGGTCCCCCAGCGAGGTCGCCGACCGGCTCGCCGAGTACCAGAGCCCCGAGGCGCGAGCCAGCGACCGGGGCACCGAGTACCTGCGCTACGAGGACGACATCGTGATCGTCGGGCCCGCCGGCGACCGGCCGTGCACCATCCGCGTCGAAGACGTGCGCGGCGGCAGATACATGGGCGGCGGCTTCATCTTCCTCGGGCCGGGCTTCTTTCCCGGCGCACCGGCGGGCGGTTCAGGCGGCAGCCCCGGCGGACCGGGCGGGACGAAATGA